CGTCGCCTCGCGCGGAGCGCAGCGGCAGGCCGATGACATTCGCCGGGCCCGCGAGACGAAGACGGTCCGCGACCGCGAGCACGCGAACGAGATCAAGACCGCCATCGAGGCGCTGGGCCCGGTGTCCTTGCCGGTGAAGACGGCGGCCGACAGTGGCAAGTTGTTCGGTTCGGTCACCGCTGGTGACATCGTCACCGCGATCAAGAAGGCAGGCGGTCCCAACCTGGACAAGCGCATCGTCCGGCTGCCGAAGGCACACATCAAGTCGGTCGGCACGCACCCGGTGGTCGTACACCTTCACCCGGAGATCGATGTTGAGGTCTCCGTTGAAGTGGTCGCGCATAGCTAACTCCAAAGCTAACCCGGACCACCTTCGCACTTGCCCGGCGTGACCAAGATCGGACACGCCGGGCTTCGTGCTGCTCTGAGTTGCCTATGAACGCGGCGGGAGCTGGCTCCACGCTGGCGGG
The nucleotide sequence above comes from Mycobacterium vicinigordonae. Encoded proteins:
- the rplI gene encoding 50S ribosomal protein L9 translates to MKLILTADVDHLGSLGDTVEVKDGYGRNFLLPRGLAIVASRGAQRQADDIRRARETKTVRDREHANEIKTAIEALGPVSLPVKTAADSGKLFGSVTAGDIVTAIKKAGGPNLDKRIVRLPKAHIKSVGTHPVVVHLHPEIDVEVSVEVVAHS